Proteins found in one Carboxydocella sporoproducens DSM 16521 genomic segment:
- a CDS encoding DegV family protein, whose protein sequence is MPQFSIALITDSACDLPPTLLEALQIHVLPFGINYQDGQFLDRVDIQPEDIYARLPVEIPTTSMPTPGAVLALLDQLKAEGYKQVLAIHISSSLSGTWQMVQTIASQYEGLDIRVFDSRSLSFGQGFLLLEAARMLRSGQTDLDTIWQRLVHLRDTSRVFFILDTLEYLHRGGRIGAVSAFLGQMLNLKPIISVDKEGKYFSFTKVRGKKLGLKELLKIGEQLAKETPCRLAVLHGAAEAEARELYKKLKELPTVVESFLEQISPALGIHTGPGLVGFVFCEA, encoded by the coding sequence ATGCCCCAGTTTTCCATTGCACTAATCACAGACAGCGCCTGCGATCTACCCCCGACCTTGTTAGAAGCGCTGCAAATTCACGTCCTGCCCTTTGGCATCAATTATCAGGATGGTCAGTTCCTGGACCGGGTAGATATCCAGCCCGAGGATATCTATGCTCGCTTGCCGGTTGAAATCCCCACCACTTCCATGCCCACTCCCGGCGCGGTTCTGGCTTTGCTGGACCAACTGAAGGCTGAAGGCTACAAACAGGTACTGGCCATCCATATCTCCAGCAGTCTTTCTGGTACCTGGCAAATGGTACAGACCATAGCCAGCCAGTATGAAGGCCTGGACATCCGGGTATTTGACAGCCGTTCCCTTTCCTTCGGTCAGGGTTTTCTGCTTCTGGAAGCCGCCCGGATGCTGCGCAGCGGCCAAACCGATCTGGATACTATCTGGCAGCGCTTAGTACATCTGCGGGATACTAGCCGTGTCTTTTTTATCCTCGATACGCTGGAATATCTCCACCGGGGCGGTCGTATTGGTGCGGTTTCCGCCTTTCTTGGGCAAATGCTCAATCTAAAACCCATTATTTCTGTTGATAAAGAAGGCAAGTATTTTTCCTTCACAAAAGTAAGGGGAAAAAAACTGGGGTTAAAAGAATTGCTGAAAATAGGCGAACAGCTGGCTAAAGAAACCCCTTGCCGGCTGGCTGTTCTGCATGGCGCCGCCGAGGCAGAGGCACGGGAGCTTTACAAAAAACTGAAAGAGCTCCCCACTGTGGTAGAAAGCTTTCTGGAACAGATTTCCCCGGCTCTTGGCATCCATACCGGCCCTGGTCTGGTAGGTTTTGTTTTCTGTGAAGCATAA
- a CDS encoding RluA family pseudouridine synthase gives MRKWLTYSVPPEQAGLTVETILRQQLQVSGRAIQRLTRRRGILLNGRAPFLGHTVKAGDELKVLLETAAPAPGLTPIHMALDILFEDEQCLALNKPAGIAVHPGGPHQGQKPTLAHGVAYYLQQKGLAPVAHPVHRLDRDTSGVVLFAKHSHAHHVLDQLLRSGKISRYYQAIVLGQPPAETGEISAPIGPHPHHPQLRAIIPAGQPALTRYRLLQTGKEWSLLELELVTGRTHQIRVHLSHLGCPILGDKYYGGPAAPLAPRPLLHCQRLVWPGQGISAPLPADFRNFLK, from the coding sequence TTGCGCAAATGGCTGACCTATTCTGTTCCCCCCGAACAAGCCGGTTTGACGGTGGAAACTATTCTGCGCCAGCAGTTACAGGTATCAGGGCGGGCGATTCAGCGCCTGACCCGCCGCCGGGGAATTTTGCTCAATGGTCGTGCCCCTTTTTTGGGCCATACCGTAAAAGCAGGAGATGAGCTGAAAGTCCTGCTGGAAACCGCTGCTCCGGCCCCCGGTCTAACCCCGATACATATGGCTTTAGATATTCTTTTTGAAGATGAACAGTGCCTGGCTCTTAACAAACCGGCAGGTATAGCTGTTCATCCCGGTGGACCGCACCAGGGGCAAAAACCGACTCTGGCCCATGGGGTAGCCTATTACCTGCAGCAAAAAGGTCTGGCCCCGGTGGCCCATCCTGTCCACAGACTGGACCGGGACACCAGTGGCGTTGTTCTCTTTGCCAAACACAGCCATGCCCATCATGTACTGGACCAGCTACTGCGCAGCGGCAAAATCAGCCGCTATTACCAGGCCATCGTTTTGGGCCAGCCTCCGGCTGAAACGGGAGAAATTTCAGCTCCCATCGGCCCTCATCCCCATCATCCACAGTTACGCGCCATCATTCCTGCGGGGCAGCCTGCCCTTACCCGCTACCGCCTTCTACAAACCGGGAAGGAATGGTCCCTGCTGGAACTGGAGCTGGTTACCGGTCGTACCCACCAAATTCGAGTACATTTAAGCCACCTGGGCTGTCCTATTCTGGGGGACAAATATTATGGCGGTCCGGCCGCTCCCCTGGCCCCTCGTCCTCTGCTCCACTGCCAGCGCCTGGTTTGGCCAGGACAGGGAATTAGCGCTCCGTTACCTGCCGATTTTCGGAATTTTTTAAAATAG
- a CDS encoding FtsW/RodA/SpoVE family cell cycle protein, which produces MLDLRRTLALLLPLSLMAIGVMLVDRATAVRSWQDYGNYHAYGLRQAQFALLALLAFFLAWRTTVPFWQNWAWSMWAITVVLNGFLLVPGWSIAAGGAARWLKLGDLVIAPAGLMLLTTCLVLPLLPRRRWMLALLMGESLLLAAQPDFSQIPVLWAAGLTVLVLKGNFGLREGLAGALGLLLFSGLAWLHPYVQGRIYNVLWPIPGQGGEDYLGLRRMWAEAGWWGQGFTWRQESYYISSPEDDYLFAFLAHKLGWVAAVLLVIAYLAWVWAVWPRRWEKYWQGDYPLMVRGALLAWLGSAAALHFLTNSGWFPITTINLPWMSWGGTGLITTAWAAGLAAGMVGKEEGEYAGAG; this is translated from the coding sequence ATGCTTGATTTGCGCCGCACCCTGGCTCTCCTGTTGCCGTTGTCTCTGATGGCAATTGGGGTAATGCTGGTGGACAGAGCCACAGCCGTGCGTTCCTGGCAGGATTATGGCAATTACCATGCCTATGGCTTACGGCAGGCCCAGTTCGCTCTCCTGGCCCTGCTGGCCTTCTTTCTGGCCTGGCGGACTACTGTGCCTTTCTGGCAAAACTGGGCCTGGAGTATGTGGGCAATTACAGTAGTGCTAAACGGTTTTTTGCTGGTGCCTGGCTGGAGTATAGCGGCCGGCGGGGCAGCTCGCTGGCTCAAGCTGGGTGATCTGGTAATTGCCCCTGCTGGTTTGATGCTGCTTACTACCTGTTTGGTCTTACCCCTCTTACCCCGGCGGCGCTGGATGCTGGCCCTTTTAATGGGCGAGAGTTTGCTGCTGGCAGCTCAGCCCGATTTCAGCCAGATTCCTGTCCTCTGGGCAGCAGGCCTGACGGTGCTGGTCCTGAAGGGCAATTTCGGTCTGAGAGAAGGGTTGGCCGGAGCCCTGGGACTGTTGCTGTTTAGTGGTCTGGCCTGGTTACATCCCTATGTGCAGGGGCGTATTTACAATGTCCTCTGGCCCATACCAGGGCAGGGGGGTGAGGATTATCTGGGGCTGCGCCGCATGTGGGCAGAAGCAGGCTGGTGGGGCCAGGGTTTTACCTGGCGGCAGGAGAGTTATTATATCTCATCACCGGAAGATGATTATCTCTTTGCTTTCCTGGCCCACAAACTGGGTTGGGTAGCAGCTGTACTGCTGGTTATTGCCTATCTGGCCTGGGTTTGGGCGGTCTGGCCGCGGCGCTGGGAAAAGTACTGGCAGGGGGATTACCCCCTGATGGTGCGAGGGGCTTTGCTGGCCTGGCTGGGAAGTGCAGCGGCCTTGCATTTTCTGACCAATAGCGGCTGGTTTCCTATTACTACCATTAACTTGCCCTGGATGAGCTGGGGAGGAACTGGTTTGATTACAACCGCCTGGGCGGCAGGTTTGGCGGCCGGGATGGTAGGAAAGGAAGAAGGAGAGTATGCAGGAGCGGGTTAG
- a CDS encoding N-acetylmuramoyl-L-alanine amidase has product MDEVKLVYKGKALPFFGRLQENQTWVPIRPLLESLGHRLVWDGSNRIVYIDSQPVVAVKPLANRIICLDAGHGGPDPGAVGPSGLKEKDVTLDVVLKLKQLLQNDGAQVILTRDSDRVGEPDSRVAELSRRVKLANSQGAHIFVSVHCNSATNREARGTEIYFHHATARSLAQALEPPLQKPGLPWRGIKQGNFLVIRKAQMPAVLVELAFISNPIEERLLADNAWRQRWAQALRDGIINYFQS; this is encoded by the coding sequence ATGGATGAGGTCAAGCTGGTGTATAAGGGCAAGGCCCTGCCCTTTTTTGGACGGCTGCAGGAAAACCAGACCTGGGTGCCTATCCGGCCTTTGCTGGAAAGCCTGGGTCATCGTCTGGTCTGGGATGGCAGTAATCGGATCGTTTATATTGATTCCCAGCCAGTGGTAGCAGTCAAACCCCTGGCCAACCGGATTATCTGTCTGGACGCCGGGCATGGCGGGCCTGACCCGGGAGCGGTAGGGCCCAGTGGCTTGAAGGAAAAGGATGTCACTCTGGATGTGGTTCTGAAGCTGAAACAGCTCTTACAAAATGACGGGGCCCAGGTGATTTTAACCCGGGATAGTGACCGGGTAGGGGAACCGGATAGCCGGGTAGCGGAATTATCCCGGCGGGTAAAGCTGGCCAATAGTCAGGGGGCCCATATCTTTGTTTCTGTTCATTGTAATTCTGCAACCAATAGGGAAGCCAGGGGCACTGAGATCTATTTCCATCATGCTACTGCCCGGTCGCTGGCACAGGCCTTAGAACCACCCCTGCAAAAACCCGGGTTACCCTGGCGGGGGATTAAACAGGGCAATTTTCTGGTCATTCGCAAAGCCCAGATGCCGGCAGTACTGGTGGAACTGGCCTTTATCAGTAACCCCATTGAAGAAAGACTGCTGGCCGATAACGCCTGGCGGCAACGCTGGGCTCAGGCCCTGCGTGATGGGATTATAAATTATTTTCAAAGCTAA
- a CDS encoding APC family permease: MEQQLRKELGLFTTMMLVVGMVIGAGVFFKPAVILKATGSPTWSLGAWILGGIITLAAGLTMAELAVAIPRTGGLYAYLEELYGPVVGFLFGWVQTVIYGPAIVAALAIIFSAQLGQLLHYSGWVETLVAIGLVLLVALINTTGTKQGGRVQTIFTIGKLIPILTIIGFGLWQGQEQLGLFTGTATRITISGLGAAILATLWAYDGWLNVSYVAGEMKNPKRDLPIAISSGLLLVMAVYLTINYAIFKVVPLTQLEQSATPATDAAQMLFGTFGASIVGIGILVSIFGALNGYLLTSARVPFAMGQKGQLPGSDWIGKVHLTFGTPVNAIFLQVIIACFFILTGSFDRLTDLAMFSVWIFFVLGLAGIFLLRRREIGQDQYRVPLYPFVPLVAMIGGTYILLNNLVTNPLDSLFSLGITALGLPVYWWTGKKEGAI; encoded by the coding sequence TTGGAACAACAGTTGCGCAAGGAATTGGGCTTATTCACAACAATGATGCTAGTAGTGGGTATGGTTATTGGAGCAGGGGTCTTTTTTAAACCGGCTGTGATCCTGAAAGCCACCGGTTCACCGACCTGGTCGTTGGGAGCCTGGATTCTAGGTGGAATCATCACTCTGGCGGCGGGTTTGACTATGGCGGAACTGGCGGTAGCAATTCCCCGTACAGGGGGTCTATATGCCTACCTGGAAGAACTGTATGGGCCAGTTGTTGGTTTTCTCTTTGGCTGGGTCCAAACGGTAATCTACGGACCGGCTATAGTAGCAGCTCTGGCTATTATCTTTTCTGCCCAGCTCGGGCAGCTGTTGCATTATTCTGGCTGGGTAGAAACTCTGGTTGCTATCGGCCTGGTATTGCTGGTAGCGTTGATTAACACAACTGGCACCAAACAGGGCGGTAGAGTGCAAACCATTTTTACCATTGGCAAACTCATACCCATCCTGACAATTATCGGTTTTGGTTTATGGCAGGGCCAGGAGCAACTGGGCTTGTTTACCGGTACAGCAACACGCATTACCATTAGCGGTCTGGGTGCGGCGATCCTGGCTACTCTCTGGGCCTATGACGGCTGGCTCAATGTCAGTTATGTAGCTGGAGAGATGAAAAATCCCAAACGGGACTTACCAATTGCTATTTCTTCCGGCCTGTTGCTGGTTATGGCTGTTTACCTGACAATCAATTATGCAATTTTCAAGGTAGTGCCTCTGACCCAGCTGGAACAGTCGGCTACACCAGCCACGGATGCGGCTCAGATGCTCTTTGGTACATTTGGAGCCAGTATTGTCGGTATCGGCATTCTGGTCTCTATCTTCGGAGCATTGAATGGTTATTTGTTGACTTCTGCCCGGGTGCCTTTTGCCATGGGACAAAAAGGTCAATTACCAGGCAGTGACTGGATCGGCAAAGTTCACCTGACCTTTGGCACCCCAGTAAACGCTATATTCTTGCAGGTGATAATTGCATGTTTCTTCATTCTCACCGGGAGCTTTGATCGCCTTACTGATCTGGCCATGTTTTCCGTCTGGATTTTCTTTGTTTTAGGCCTGGCCGGAATTTTTCTTTTGCGGCGAAGGGAGATAGGCCAGGATCAGTACCGGGTACCCCTTTATCCTTTTGTGCCGCTGGTAGCAATGATAGGGGGAACTTATATTTTACTCAATAATTTGGTTACTAATCCTCTGGATTCCTTGTTTAGCCTGGGCATTACCGCCCTGGGCTTACCGGTTTACTGGTGGACAGGTAAAAAAGAAGGGGCTATTTAG
- the pruA gene encoding L-glutamate gamma-semialdehyde dehydrogenase: protein MLQEYRNEPFTDFSQPANREAMTRALALVESQLGQSYPLVIGKEKIMTEEKLVSINPGNKDQVVGYVAKANLELAEKAIKTAEETFSTWSQVDPAVRARYLFKAAAEMRRRKHEFSAWLVYEVGKNWAEADADTAEAIDFMEFYGREMLRLAEPQPLTRIPGEDNELYYIPLGVGVIIPPWNFPLAILVGMTTAAIVSGNTVVLKPASASPVIAAKFVELMESVGLPPGVINFLPGSGGAIGDFLVDHPRTRFISFTGSMEVGLRIYERAAKLAPGQIWLKRVVAEMGGKDAIIVDKEADLEAAVEGIVASAFGFQGQKCSACSRAIIHQDVYDYVLEKVVEKAKQIKVGPPQDPGNFMGPVVDQKAYEKILEYMEIGKQEGRLMCGGGKAEGNGFYLQPTVFADVDPLARIAQEEIFGPVVAFIKARDFDHALEIANNTIYGLTGAVYSTNREHLEKARRHFHVGNLYFNRKCTGALVGVHPFGGFNMSGTDSKAGGRDYLLLFTQAKVVSEKL, encoded by the coding sequence ATGCTGCAAGAGTACCGTAACGAACCTTTTACAGATTTTAGCCAGCCGGCTAACCGGGAAGCCATGACCCGGGCCCTGGCCCTGGTAGAAAGCCAGCTGGGCCAGAGCTATCCTCTGGTGATCGGCAAAGAGAAAATCATGACCGAGGAAAAACTGGTTTCCATTAACCCGGGCAACAAGGACCAGGTGGTGGGCTATGTAGCCAAAGCCAACCTGGAACTGGCTGAAAAAGCCATCAAAACTGCAGAAGAAACCTTTAGCACCTGGTCCCAGGTAGATCCTGCCGTACGGGCCCGTTATCTGTTCAAAGCAGCAGCCGAAATGCGGCGGCGCAAACATGAATTCTCCGCCTGGCTGGTTTATGAAGTCGGTAAAAACTGGGCTGAAGCCGATGCTGATACCGCTGAAGCCATTGATTTCATGGAATTTTACGGCCGGGAAATGCTGCGTCTGGCCGAACCCCAGCCCCTGACCCGCATTCCCGGTGAAGACAATGAACTGTACTATATTCCCCTGGGCGTAGGGGTAATCATCCCGCCCTGGAACTTCCCCCTGGCTATCCTGGTGGGGATGACCACTGCTGCCATCGTATCCGGCAATACTGTGGTGCTAAAGCCCGCTTCCGCTTCCCCGGTAATCGCCGCCAAATTCGTGGAGCTGATGGAAAGCGTCGGCCTGCCTCCCGGGGTAATCAATTTCCTGCCGGGCAGCGGTGGTGCCATTGGCGACTTCCTGGTGGATCATCCCCGTACCCGTTTCATCTCCTTTACCGGTTCCATGGAAGTGGGACTGCGCATCTATGAGCGGGCAGCCAAACTGGCCCCTGGCCAGATCTGGCTGAAACGAGTAGTAGCGGAGATGGGCGGTAAGGATGCTATCATCGTCGACAAGGAAGCTGATCTAGAAGCCGCTGTTGAAGGGATAGTTGCTTCAGCTTTTGGCTTCCAGGGCCAGAAGTGTTCCGCCTGTTCCCGTGCCATTATCCATCAAGATGTCTATGACTATGTCCTGGAAAAAGTAGTGGAAAAGGCCAAACAAATCAAGGTCGGCCCTCCGCAAGATCCCGGCAACTTCATGGGTCCGGTGGTTGATCAGAAAGCCTATGAAAAAATCCTGGAGTATATGGAAATCGGCAAACAAGAAGGCCGTTTGATGTGTGGTGGCGGCAAAGCTGAAGGCAATGGCTTTTATCTCCAGCCCACTGTCTTCGCTGATGTCGACCCCCTGGCTCGCATTGCCCAGGAAGAAATCTTCGGTCCTGTAGTAGCCTTTATCAAAGCCCGGGATTTCGACCATGCCTTAGAAATTGCCAACAATACCATCTATGGTCTGACCGGTGCCGTCTATTCCACCAACCGCGAACATCTGGAAAAAGCCCGTCGCCACTTCCATGTCGGCAACCTCTACTTCAACCGTAAATGCACCGGGGCCCTGGTAGGCGTCCATCCCTTTGGTGGTTTTAACATGTCCGGCACCGACTCCAAGGCCGGTGGCCGCGACTATCTCCTGCTCTTCACCCAGGCCAAAGTGGTAAGTGAAAAATTATAA
- a CDS encoding proline dehydrogenase family protein produces the protein MDMNLLARKIILTIAANKTVVNLVSKHGMKWGAARFVAGSTLAEAVQRVKELNSRGIDVTLDHLGESITSKEQAREAVEACLAILDAIHQEKLRANLSLKLTQIGLDIDYDFCLNNMREILERAQKYNNFVRIDMEDSDHCQITFDLFYTLLNEYGPERVGIVVQAYLYRTAGDVEELIKRKSTIRLCKGAYKEPAEVAYPSKKDVDANYLKLAKTYLRSGVYFGAATHDEKIIRELMEFVEKEGLRKEQFEFQMLYGIRRDLQEELVKKGWRMRVYVPYGKDWYPYFSRRLAERPANLFFILKNMLKP, from the coding sequence ATGGATATGAACCTGCTGGCGCGCAAAATAATTCTTACCATTGCCGCCAACAAAACAGTAGTCAACCTGGTCAGTAAACATGGGATGAAATGGGGTGCCGCCCGCTTCGTGGCTGGTAGCACTCTGGCCGAAGCTGTTCAGAGAGTTAAAGAACTGAACAGCAGAGGCATTGATGTCACCCTGGACCACCTGGGGGAAAGCATCACCAGTAAGGAACAGGCCAGGGAAGCGGTGGAAGCCTGTCTGGCTATCCTTGATGCCATCCATCAGGAAAAGCTGCGGGCTAATCTCTCCCTGAAACTGACCCAGATCGGCCTGGACATTGATTATGATTTCTGTCTCAACAACATGCGGGAAATTCTGGAGCGGGCGCAAAAGTACAATAATTTTGTCCGCATCGATATGGAAGATTCCGACCACTGTCAGATCACTTTTGATTTGTTTTATACCTTGTTGAATGAATATGGTCCGGAACGGGTAGGCATAGTAGTACAGGCCTATCTCTACCGTACCGCCGGGGATGTGGAGGAACTGATCAAGCGGAAATCCACCATTCGCCTCTGCAAAGGAGCCTATAAGGAACCTGCGGAGGTGGCATATCCCAGCAAAAAGGATGTTGATGCTAACTATCTGAAACTGGCCAAAACTTATCTCCGTTCCGGCGTCTATTTTGGGGCCGCCACCCACGACGAAAAAATCATTCGGGAGCTCATGGAATTCGTAGAAAAGGAAGGCCTGCGTAAAGAACAGTTTGAATTCCAGATGCTCTATGGTATTCGCCGGGATTTGCAAGAAGAGCTGGTCAAAAAAGGCTGGCGGATGCGGGTCTATGTACCCTACGGTAAAGACTGGTATCCCTACTTCTCCCGCCGTCTGGCCGAAAGGCCCGCTAACCTCTTCTTTATCCTGAAAAATATGCTTAAACCATAA
- a CDS encoding sigma 54-interacting transcriptional regulator has translation MSSLTAAAVMSTAFLRREAHIPLSHLQAQLTSTRAEAVLILGKKGQIRGLLSRERILAARSEQPLPISKVFSLSRPVTIGPDFSLAKILAFFNQQHPGLVVVDENQNPLGVITWEILTTGIIRGWLKSQAILDTLLNHASEAICIINEREEVEYWNPRAEILYGIKAREILGQPVSKFFPNVLVSHSLKENKVIRESYHQPREDAHVLITAAPIQCENRVIGSLSLERDIGDIVYLNQELTRTSTTVKKLRKEINRLSQKNAFATIYGHSTIIKETINLAKKFAATDASLLIRGESGTGKELFARAIHEESKRYNQPFIAVNCGALPSLLFESELFGYESGAFTGAERGGKPGKFELAEGGTLFLDEIGELELSLQAKLLRALQEKVFYRVGGTKPIKVNVRIIAATNRDLEKMIREGTFREDLYYRLNVLTLTLPPLREHKEDLPELAYLLVQELASIHQKRIQEIEPEVMVAFMNYHWPGNVRELRNTLERMVILSDDGILRQDTLPAHLRLEKLKELRLPDNDTSGPLPEVTIATEKRLIAEALKKANYNKAEAARLLGIPRSSLYYKMKVLGLTPDN, from the coding sequence ATGTCATCTCTTACAGCTGCAGCAGTAATGTCCACAGCTTTTCTGCGCCGGGAAGCTCACATCCCTTTATCCCATTTACAGGCTCAGCTGACCTCTACCAGAGCAGAAGCAGTGCTGATCCTGGGCAAAAAAGGCCAGATCCGGGGCTTACTCAGCCGGGAACGAATCCTGGCCGCCCGTTCAGAACAGCCTCTGCCTATCAGCAAAGTCTTTTCCCTGTCCAGGCCTGTAACCATTGGCCCGGACTTCTCCCTGGCCAAAATTCTGGCTTTTTTCAACCAGCAGCATCCCGGACTGGTAGTAGTGGATGAAAACCAGAATCCCCTGGGGGTAATCACCTGGGAAATCCTCACCACTGGCATTATCCGGGGCTGGCTCAAAAGTCAGGCTATCCTGGACACACTCCTTAACCATGCCAGTGAGGCTATTTGTATCATCAACGAACGGGAAGAAGTGGAATACTGGAATCCCCGGGCCGAAATCCTCTATGGCATTAAGGCAAGGGAAATCCTCGGCCAGCCGGTCAGCAAGTTTTTCCCCAATGTTCTGGTTTCCCACTCCCTGAAGGAAAACAAAGTGATTCGAGAAAGCTACCACCAGCCCCGGGAAGACGCCCATGTACTGATTACCGCCGCTCCCATTCAGTGCGAAAACCGGGTGATAGGGAGCCTCTCCCTGGAACGGGATATCGGAGATATCGTTTACTTGAATCAGGAGCTGACCCGCACCAGCACTACCGTCAAAAAACTGCGCAAGGAAATCAACCGTCTCAGTCAGAAGAACGCCTTTGCCACTATTTATGGCCACAGTACCATTATAAAGGAAACCATTAATTTAGCCAAAAAATTTGCTGCTACCGATGCTTCCCTGCTTATCCGGGGGGAAAGCGGCACCGGTAAAGAACTGTTTGCCCGCGCCATCCATGAAGAAAGCAAACGCTACAATCAGCCCTTTATTGCCGTTAATTGCGGCGCCCTGCCCTCCCTGCTTTTTGAAAGTGAACTGTTTGGCTATGAAAGCGGTGCCTTTACGGGGGCTGAGCGTGGCGGCAAACCCGGTAAATTCGAGCTGGCCGAAGGAGGTACCCTCTTTCTGGATGAAATCGGTGAGCTGGAATTGAGCCTGCAGGCCAAACTGCTGCGGGCCTTGCAGGAAAAGGTCTTTTACCGGGTAGGTGGTACTAAACCCATCAAGGTGAATGTCCGCATCATCGCTGCAACTAACCGGGATCTGGAAAAAATGATCCGGGAAGGTACTTTCCGGGAGGACCTCTATTATCGCCTGAATGTCCTTACCCTAACCCTGCCTCCGCTCAGGGAGCACAAGGAAGATTTGCCCGAACTGGCCTACTTGCTGGTCCAGGAGCTGGCCAGCATCCATCAAAAACGCATTCAGGAAATTGAGCCAGAAGTAATGGTGGCTTTTATGAATTACCACTGGCCCGGCAATGTACGGGAACTGCGCAACACCCTGGAGCGGATGGTTATTCTCTCCGATGATGGCATTTTGCGTCAGGATACCCTGCCTGCCCATCTTCGCCTGGAGAAACTGAAAGAATTGCGTTTGCCTGACAATGATACCAGCGGCCCACTGCCGGAAGTAACCATAGCTACAGAAAAAAGGCTGATTGCCGAGGCCCTGAAAAAGGCCAACTACAACAAGGCCGAAGCCGCCCGTTTGCTGGGCATCCCCCGCAGCAGCCTCTACTATAAAATGAAGGTCCTGGGTCTGACGCCAGATAACTGA